In Methylotenera sp. L2L1, the following proteins share a genomic window:
- a CDS encoding response regulator: MSKKPKIKVIIADDHAILRAGLKQILSETDDILVIAEAQNANEAIKLGSQPDADVLLLDISLPDRSGIEALKYIKRENNHIAVLMLSMHREDEYAIRALKSGAAGYLCKQSASSELVNAIHTVARGKKYITPEVAEILANQIGRDDQKAPHELLSDREYQTFIMIASGLSVTDVANKLSLSVKTVSMYRTRLLEKMQLKHNAELTHYAFKHNLVS; the protein is encoded by the coding sequence ATGAGTAAAAAACCTAAAATAAAAGTCATTATCGCAGATGATCATGCAATTTTAAGAGCAGGTCTCAAGCAAATCCTTTCTGAAACCGATGATATTTTGGTGATAGCAGAAGCACAAAATGCGAATGAGGCAATCAAGCTAGGCTCTCAACCCGATGCGGATGTTTTATTGCTGGATATTTCTCTGCCAGATAGAAGTGGCATAGAGGCGCTTAAGTACATTAAGCGTGAGAACAATCATATCGCGGTATTGATGCTTTCTATGCACAGGGAGGATGAATACGCAATTCGAGCTTTAAAGTCAGGTGCCGCAGGTTATCTATGTAAGCAGAGTGCGTCATCCGAGTTAGTGAATGCGATTCACACAGTGGCTAGGGGAAAAAAGTACATCACACCTGAGGTGGCCGAGATCTTAGCCAATCAGATTGGTAGAGATGACCAGAAAGCACCACATGAGTTACTTTCAGATCGAGAGTATCAAACATTCATTATGATTGCTTCTGGCTTGTCGGTAACAGACGTGGCCAATAAACTTTCGCTGTCTGTGAAAACTGTCAGCATGTATCGCACACGATTGCTTGAAAAAATGCAGCTTAAGCATAATGCTGAACTAACGCATTATGCTTTTAAACATAACTTGGTGAGTTAA
- a CDS encoding sensor histidine kinase has product MIPSIKVPQESLPVFFNENPQLFNELLHAVADEIYLLDAADMRLVYVNASVLNNTGCDLPELQEQLLIDLLGVSKIALQAHLYAHRNALDFLPLMQDQAPVIGHQGHDQLRVKLVTFEQKAFLFIIKNDSLPVSVSDCRECKSTFNQVLIDSESRVEAIISNTPGLVFQLHLDPKGDIVFNYLSDGCKALLGLNASDLMHESKLFFAMMNPRDRVSLRKRLIFSADGLTQLDWEGRVWINDWQDNKWINLRAIPKVLNDGVIQWVGIMINITQSKNEKHELQESRHELAQLTAHMNQIKELERTRIAREIHDDLGGNLTAIKISLASIINRLATGQSVSVEQAKGLECIVDNTFEAIHKISSDLRPNILDLGIVAALQWQAKEFEKQVGVSCTFSTNQSEIVVTPDQAITLFRICQESMSNIAKHANATSVHVDLNLHYHEIIMKISDNGIGINFADTYKPNSFGLRGMQERVAALYGSFDIDQLAEKGTAITVTLPIE; this is encoded by the coding sequence ATGATTCCTTCGATTAAAGTGCCGCAAGAGTCTCTACCTGTATTTTTTAATGAGAACCCACAGCTTTTTAATGAGTTGCTACACGCGGTAGCCGATGAAATTTATTTGCTTGATGCTGCGGATATGAGGCTTGTCTATGTTAATGCAAGTGTATTAAACAATACAGGTTGTGACTTGCCTGAGTTGCAAGAACAGCTGCTTATAGATCTGCTGGGAGTAAGCAAAATAGCTTTACAGGCGCATCTATATGCGCACCGAAATGCACTTGATTTTTTACCTTTGATGCAGGACCAAGCACCAGTCATCGGGCATCAAGGTCATGATCAGTTACGTGTTAAGTTAGTTACGTTCGAGCAAAAAGCTTTTTTATTCATCATTAAAAATGATTCTTTACCAGTTTCAGTGAGTGATTGTCGCGAATGTAAGAGTACTTTTAATCAAGTGTTGATTGATAGTGAGTCTAGGGTAGAGGCGATTATCTCAAATACGCCAGGCTTGGTTTTTCAGCTACATCTTGATCCTAAAGGTGACATTGTTTTCAACTATCTTAGTGATGGTTGTAAAGCGTTGCTAGGTTTGAATGCCTCGGACCTAATGCATGAGTCGAAATTGTTTTTTGCGATGATGAATCCAAGGGATAGAGTTTCATTACGGAAGCGGTTAATATTTTCTGCAGATGGGCTTACTCAGTTAGATTGGGAAGGCCGGGTTTGGATTAATGATTGGCAGGATAATAAGTGGATTAATCTGCGTGCAATTCCTAAGGTTTTGAATGATGGGGTCATTCAATGGGTTGGCATTATGATTAATATCACGCAAAGTAAAAACGAAAAGCATGAGTTACAAGAGTCTCGCCATGAATTAGCGCAATTAACTGCGCACATGAATCAAATTAAAGAGTTGGAGCGCACCAGGATCGCGCGTGAGATACATGATGATTTAGGTGGTAATTTAACCGCCATTAAAATTAGCTTGGCCTCTATCATTAATCGATTAGCAACCGGCCAGTCTGTTTCTGTTGAGCAGGCAAAAGGCTTGGAGTGTATTGTAGATAATACATTTGAGGCCATTCATAAGATATCGAGTGATTTAAGACCGAATATATTAGATTTAGGGATTGTTGCTGCACTTCAGTGGCAGGCTAAAGAATTTGAAAAGCAAGTGGGTGTGTCGTGTACTTTTTCGACCAATCAATCGGAGATTGTCGTGACACCAGATCAAGCAATTACTTTGTTTCGGATTTGTCAGGAGTCGATGTCTAATATTGCGAAGCATGCTAATGCGACCTCTGTGCATGTGGATCTGAATCTACATTATCATGAAATAATCATGAAAATTAGTGATAATGGCATCGGTATTAATTTTGCCGATACTTATAAACCTAACTCTTTTGGATTAAGAGGAATGCAGGAGCGGGTTGCCGCGCTATATGGTAGTTTTGATATTGATCAGTTGGCGGAAAAAGGCACTGCGATTACAGTCACTTTGCCCATAGAATAA
- a CDS encoding HD domain-containing phosphohydrolase, giving the protein MRILLIDDTELNITLLKHLIKKIPEYESIAFTNPVKALLWCRDNEPDLVIVDYAMPEMDGIQFTQQFRGFANYEEIPVLMITANSDTSVRQKALASGVTDFLNKPLDNIEFITRARNMLALRQSQKALIDRAEWLDDEVRKATAKIKEQERETIFCLAKAAEFRDPETGAHIQRMAHYSKHIAHVLGLSLQEQQLLLEAAPMHDIGKVGIPDAILLKPGRLTPEEFVIMKQHAMIGYELLNANNSPLLKTAAEIALTHHEKYDGSGYPHGLSGENIPLFGRIVAVADVFDALTSERPYKKAWSIEDACKLLREGSGGHFDPVCVDAFFSDFNEIITIKNTFLDEVIEAENHALH; this is encoded by the coding sequence ATGCGCATATTGTTAATTGACGACACCGAACTCAACATTACATTACTGAAACATCTCATCAAAAAGATACCAGAATACGAGTCGATTGCTTTTACCAATCCTGTTAAAGCGCTCCTCTGGTGTAGAGATAACGAACCTGATTTAGTGATCGTAGATTATGCAATGCCTGAAATGGATGGCATTCAGTTCACTCAGCAGTTTAGAGGTTTCGCTAACTACGAAGAAATTCCCGTGCTAATGATTACTGCCAATAGTGATACATCTGTGCGCCAAAAAGCGCTCGCCAGCGGAGTCACAGATTTTCTGAATAAACCTCTAGATAATATTGAGTTTATTACTCGTGCAAGAAACATGTTGGCATTACGTCAAAGCCAAAAAGCTTTAATAGATCGTGCAGAGTGGCTAGATGATGAAGTGCGCAAGGCCACTGCAAAAATTAAAGAGCAAGAACGTGAAACGATATTTTGTTTAGCCAAAGCAGCTGAATTCCGCGACCCAGAAACCGGCGCACACATTCAACGTATGGCACACTACTCTAAACATATCGCACACGTACTTGGCTTATCCTTACAAGAGCAACAGCTACTGCTTGAAGCTGCCCCTATGCATGATATTGGCAAAGTTGGCATTCCCGATGCTATTTTACTCAAACCAGGCAGGCTCACACCGGAAGAGTTTGTCATCATGAAACAGCATGCGATGATTGGTTACGAACTCCTCAATGCAAACAACTCCCCTTTACTCAAAACGGCAGCTGAAATCGCACTGACCCATCATGAGAAATATGATGGAAGCGGATACCCTCATGGATTATCCGGTGAGAATATTCCATTATTCGGTCGCATTGTTGCCGTAGCCGACGTATTTGACGCACTCACTTCAGAACGTCCTTATAAAAAAGCGTGGTCGATTGAAGATGCTTGCAAGCTATTGAGAGAAGGAAGCGGCGGACATTTTGATCCTGTGTGTGTGGATGCTTTTTTTAGCGACTTTAATGAAATCATCACGATTAAAAACACCTTCTTAGATGAAGTCATTGAAGCTGAAAACCATGCCCTGCATTGA
- the dnaX gene encoding DNA polymerase III subunit gamma/tau, translating into MSYQVLARKWRPKSFETLVGQDHVVRALTNALEQNRLHHAYLFTGTRGVGKTTIARILAKSLNCETGITAKPCGVCNACTEIDKGRFIDLIEVDAASNTQVDAMRDLLDNAQYAPTAGRFKVYIIDEVHMLSKSAFNAMLKTLEEPPAHVKFILATTDPQKVPVTVLSRCLQFNLRQMAGTSITGHLQNILTQESIAFEPTALHLISRAAAGSMRDALSLTDQAIAYGGQTVNESEVRAMLGAIDQSYLYQLLDALLANDGNSLINQAKAMEERSISFDAALNDLAQLLHQVAVAQTVPESVANDLPERQVLLSLAQKIQPETLQLYYQIALLGRRDIGLAPDEFAGFTMSLLRMLAFTPNENSNAASKPKTPSPINNAHANNTSVTAPVAQTEHPIKQETVAEIEAKIADAPPAIENNRIETNAPAPVPSENTAIPTQANNIAFNGNWRALVDALKLGLARELAKHCELIAYDEHSISLSVPESQKHLVSANYQEKLTTAITQHFDRKIKLQFSIGGTGNTPAKQISQEKAQAQANAENAIEEDSFVQALIDDFGATIIPNSIKPI; encoded by the coding sequence ATGTCATATCAAGTGCTAGCGCGTAAATGGCGCCCAAAATCCTTTGAGACGCTGGTCGGTCAAGACCACGTAGTTCGTGCGCTCACCAATGCTCTTGAACAAAACCGCTTACATCACGCTTATTTGTTTACTGGCACGCGTGGTGTCGGTAAAACGACAATCGCTCGTATTCTAGCTAAATCGCTTAACTGTGAAACAGGCATCACTGCAAAACCATGTGGCGTTTGCAATGCATGTACAGAGATTGATAAAGGCCGATTTATTGATTTGATCGAAGTCGATGCGGCAAGTAATACGCAGGTAGATGCAATGCGTGACTTGTTAGACAACGCACAATATGCGCCAACCGCTGGCCGCTTCAAAGTCTACATCATTGACGAAGTGCACATGCTCTCCAAAAGCGCATTTAATGCGATGCTTAAAACACTGGAAGAGCCTCCAGCTCACGTTAAGTTTATCCTTGCCACGACCGACCCTCAAAAAGTGCCTGTGACAGTGCTTTCACGCTGCTTACAGTTTAATTTACGCCAAATGGCTGGCACTTCAATTACAGGTCACTTGCAAAACATTCTCACGCAGGAAAGTATCGCATTTGAGCCAACGGCTCTGCACTTAATCTCCCGTGCCGCAGCTGGCAGCATGCGTGACGCCCTCTCGCTGACAGATCAAGCCATTGCCTATGGCGGCCAAACAGTCAACGAGTCAGAAGTGCGTGCTATGTTGGGGGCAATCGACCAAAGCTATTTATATCAACTATTAGATGCACTGCTCGCCAATGATGGCAATAGCCTGATTAATCAAGCAAAAGCGATGGAAGAACGTAGCATCTCATTCGACGCTGCATTAAATGATCTCGCACAACTGCTGCATCAAGTCGCTGTCGCACAAACGGTACCAGAAAGCGTCGCGAATGACCTCCCAGAACGCCAAGTGCTATTAAGCCTAGCGCAAAAGATTCAGCCTGAAACCTTACAGCTTTATTATCAAATCGCCTTATTAGGTCGCCGTGATATAGGCTTAGCTCCTGATGAGTTTGCTGGCTTCACCATGAGTCTGTTGCGCATGTTAGCATTTACGCCCAACGAAAATAGCAACGCCGCTAGCAAGCCTAAAACACCTAGTCCAATTAACAACGCACATGCTAATAACACAAGTGTAACTGCACCAGTCGCGCAAACCGAGCATCCAATCAAGCAAGAAACCGTTGCTGAGATTGAAGCTAAAATTGCAGATGCACCACCTGCAATCGAAAACAATCGGATAGAAACTAATGCACCAGCACCGGTGCCTAGTGAAAATACTGCAATACCAACACAAGCAAACAACATTGCCTTTAACGGTAATTGGCGTGCATTAGTAGACGCGTTAAAACTTGGGCTTGCCAGAGAGTTGGCCAAGCACTGTGAGCTTATTGCTTATGATGAACATAGTATTTCGCTAAGCGTACCAGAGAGCCAGAAGCACCTAGTCTCAGCCAATTATCAAGAAAAGTTAACGACGGCAATTACTCAGCACTTTGATAGAAAAATTAAGCTGCAATTTAGCATTGGCGGTACAGGCAACACCCCTGCCAAGCAAATTTCTCAAGAAAAGGCACAAGCACAAGCCAATGCCGAAAACGCAATTGAAGAGGATAGCTTCGTACAAGCGCTGATTGATGACTTTGGCGCAACTATCATTCCCAATAGTATCAAACCAATTTAA
- a CDS encoding YbaB/EbfC family nucleoid-associated protein — MMKGGMGNLMKQAQQMQANMQKAQEELANIEVEGIAANGLVKVQMTCKNEVKRITLDDSVMDDKETLEDLLVIALKDATVKAEATSSSRLSSFMPAGMKLPF, encoded by the coding sequence ATGATGAAAGGTGGCATGGGCAATCTAATGAAACAAGCCCAGCAAATGCAAGCTAACATGCAAAAAGCGCAAGAAGAGCTTGCCAACATTGAGGTTGAAGGTATTGCAGCCAACGGATTGGTTAAAGTACAAATGACCTGTAAAAATGAAGTAAAACGCATCACTTTAGATGACAGCGTCATGGATGACAAAGAGACTCTAGAAGACTTATTAGTCATCGCTTTAAAAGATGCAACAGTAAAAGCTGAAGCAACCTCTTCTTCACGCCTATCAAGCTTTATGCCTGCAGGTATGAAACTGCCATTTTAA
- the recR gene encoding recombination mediator RecR encodes MKNPPALEQLIESLRCLPGVGPKSAQRMAYYLLQRDRQGASGLALALDNALQVVDHCKLCNTFSEQPICPLCESAQRDKTVLCVVEMPTDLIMLENTRAYTGMYFVLMGRLSPLDGIGPKEIHLDKLIKRAHDGIVEEVILATNYTVEGDATAHYISELLRVRGIKVSRIARGMPMGGEIEYVDSGTLAQAMLERRSVFK; translated from the coding sequence ATGAAAAACCCGCCAGCGCTTGAACAACTCATTGAGAGTTTACGTTGTTTACCTGGCGTGGGGCCAAAATCAGCGCAACGCATGGCTTACTACCTTTTACAACGTGATAGACAAGGCGCAAGTGGTTTAGCTTTAGCCTTAGATAATGCACTACAGGTCGTTGATCATTGTAAACTTTGCAATACCTTTAGCGAACAACCTATCTGCCCGTTATGCGAGTCAGCACAACGAGACAAAACGGTACTATGTGTCGTAGAAATGCCTACAGACCTCATCATGCTAGAAAACACACGCGCCTACACAGGCATGTATTTTGTGCTGATGGGTAGGCTGTCGCCACTAGATGGCATTGGCCCTAAAGAAATTCATTTAGACAAACTCATTAAACGTGCTCACGATGGTATTGTAGAAGAAGTCATTCTAGCGACTAACTACACTGTAGAAGGTGATGCAACCGCCCATTACATCAGTGAGTTATTACGTGTGCGCGGCATAAAGGTGAGCCGCATTGCGCGTGGTATGCCAATGGGTGGAGAGATTGAATATGTAGACTCAGGCACGCTTGCACAAGCCATGCTGGAACGCAGAAGCGTATTTAAATAA
- a CDS encoding HAD family hydrolase has protein sequence MILFDLDGTLVDTAHDLAYALNLQRVRHGLAELPLDVIRPYASHGSKGLLAVGFDLTTEDAVFDEMREEYLAIYDQVLTRQPILFDGISELLTSLEAKNIPWGVVTNKPRRFTQPLMQSIGLLTRAACVVSGDDAPQPKPAPDTLLMACKQADINPEQCWYVGDAERDIQAGKAAGMRTVVALYGYLADTDQPAAWGADQTINEPLDLLALVNA, from the coding sequence ATGATTTTATTTGATTTAGACGGCACATTGGTCGACACTGCGCATGATCTTGCCTACGCGCTTAACTTGCAACGAGTACGACATGGTTTAGCGGAGTTGCCGCTAGATGTGATCAGGCCTTATGCCTCGCATGGCTCTAAAGGTTTGTTAGCTGTTGGATTTGATTTAACAACTGAAGATGCTGTTTTTGATGAGATGCGCGAAGAGTATCTCGCCATCTATGACCAAGTGTTAACGCGTCAACCAATTCTTTTTGATGGCATTTCTGAGTTGTTGACCTCATTAGAGGCTAAAAATATACCTTGGGGTGTGGTAACCAATAAGCCACGACGTTTTACGCAACCTTTAATGCAGAGTATTGGTTTGTTAACGCGCGCTGCATGTGTCGTCAGCGGTGATGATGCACCGCAACCTAAGCCTGCCCCTGATACTTTGTTGATGGCTTGTAAACAAGCTGATATCAACCCAGAGCAGTGCTGGTATGTAGGCGATGCAGAGCGTGATATCCAAGCAGGGAAGGCCGCAGGCATGCGAACGGTTGTCGCTTTATATGGATACTTAGCTGATACCGATCAGCCGGCAGCTTGGGGTGCAGATCAGACGATTAATGAACCCTTAGATTTATTAGCATTAGTGAATGCTTAG
- the ubiG gene encoding bifunctional 2-polyprenyl-6-hydroxyphenol methylase/3-demethylubiquinol 3-O-methyltransferase UbiG → MATEAKTIQTLNADVLELQKFGELAHKWWDKNSEFKPLHEINPLRLNYIDNLAGLSGKRVLDLGCGGGILSESMHFKGADVTGIDLGEKALNVAKLHQLESGAKVNYILTSVEQLALEQPASFDVVTCMEMLEHVPDPASIVAACAKLVKPGGSVFFSTINRNPKAYLFAVLGAEYILNMLPKGTHDYAKFIKPSELSGWARQSGLTVAGMRGMSYQPFTQHYSLSNDVSVNYLLHTELSDY, encoded by the coding sequence ATGGCAACCGAAGCTAAGACAATACAAACATTAAATGCAGATGTACTAGAGTTACAGAAATTTGGCGAACTTGCTCATAAGTGGTGGGATAAGAATAGCGAATTTAAACCTTTACACGAAATTAATCCGCTACGCTTAAACTACATTGATAACCTTGCGGGCTTGAGTGGTAAGCGTGTGCTTGATTTAGGTTGCGGCGGCGGTATTTTGTCTGAATCTATGCATTTTAAAGGCGCTGATGTGACAGGGATTGATTTAGGTGAAAAAGCACTTAACGTTGCCAAATTGCACCAGTTAGAAAGCGGTGCAAAAGTAAATTATATCCTCACATCCGTAGAGCAATTGGCGCTTGAGCAACCGGCGAGTTTTGATGTGGTGACCTGTATGGAAATGTTGGAGCATGTGCCTGACCCTGCTTCTATCGTGGCGGCGTGTGCAAAACTGGTCAAGCCCGGCGGCTCAGTCTTCTTTTCAACGATTAACCGTAATCCTAAAGCTTATTTATTTGCAGTGCTGGGTGCTGAGTACATATTGAATATGTTGCCAAAAGGCACGCATGATTATGCAAAGTTTATTAAGCCATCAGAACTGTCTGGCTGGGCGAGACAATCTGGCCTGACTGTTGCCGGCATGCGCGGCATGAGTTACCAGCCTTTTACGCAACATTATTCGTTGAGCAATGATGTTTCTGTCAACTATCTGCTACACACAGAGCTTAGTGATTATTAA
- a CDS encoding TRZ/ATZ family hydrolase, translating to MTKQEQLPIPVTHVNLIIEARWVVPVDSNNTLHEFYSVVINHQVIVDILPTAQARMKYTASELTVIDNHVLMPGLINAHTHAAMTLMRGIADDLPLMVWLNDHIWPAERAIVTARYVEDASLLACAEMLSGGTTCFNDMYFYPQATATAANKAGMRAHLGLTVLEFPTNYAADADDYLQKGFEAHDSWRGNPLISSSLAPHAPYTISNQTFEKVLTYAEQLGVGIHTHLHETRDEISQSEASYGVRPIQRIVDIGLLGPGFIAAHGVHLLPHEIDILAEYGCHIAHCPTSNLKLGSGIAPINALLKNNVNVCIGTDSAASNNRLDMFSEMRLAALLSKGANEDAAVLPAHQALKMVTINAARAIGLDSKIGSIEVGKQADLVAVKLSDFSISPCYDPISHLVYSCGREHVTHTWVAGELRYSNGTYANIEPLELKEIIQTWQPKLRQYKH from the coding sequence ATGACAAAACAAGAACAATTGCCGATACCGGTAACTCATGTAAATCTGATAATAGAGGCGCGCTGGGTTGTGCCTGTGGACTCAAATAATACATTGCATGAGTTTTACTCTGTAGTGATTAATCATCAGGTGATTGTTGATATATTGCCAACCGCTCAGGCGCGGATGAAGTATACGGCGAGCGAATTAACGGTTATCGATAACCATGTCTTGATGCCAGGTTTGATTAATGCGCATACGCATGCTGCGATGACATTAATGCGTGGGATAGCAGATGACTTGCCTTTAATGGTGTGGCTAAATGATCACATATGGCCAGCAGAGCGCGCAATCGTGACTGCGCGTTATGTTGAAGATGCGTCTTTGCTTGCCTGTGCTGAAATGTTGAGTGGTGGAACAACTTGTTTTAATGATATGTACTTTTACCCACAGGCAACCGCAACGGCAGCTAATAAAGCGGGTATGCGGGCGCATTTAGGGTTAACTGTACTTGAGTTTCCAACGAACTATGCAGCTGATGCTGACGATTATTTGCAAAAGGGTTTTGAAGCGCATGATAGCTGGCGTGGTAACCCATTGATAAGTTCATCATTAGCGCCACATGCGCCTTATACAATATCTAACCAGACTTTTGAAAAAGTATTGACCTATGCCGAGCAATTGGGTGTGGGCATACATACGCATTTACATGAAACACGTGATGAGATTAGCCAGAGTGAGGCTAGCTATGGCGTGAGACCTATTCAAAGAATTGTTGATATTGGACTGTTAGGGCCAGGTTTCATTGCGGCACATGGCGTGCATTTATTGCCACATGAAATTGATATACTGGCTGAGTATGGGTGTCATATTGCACATTGCCCAACCTCTAATCTAAAGTTAGGGAGCGGTATTGCACCAATCAATGCATTATTAAAAAATAATGTTAATGTGTGTATAGGCACCGATAGTGCTGCAAGTAATAACCGGCTTGATATGTTTAGTGAGATGCGCCTTGCTGCTTTATTGTCAAAAGGGGCTAATGAAGATGCTGCTGTATTGCCTGCACATCAGGCGCTTAAAATGGTGACGATTAACGCAGCGAGAGCGATAGGCTTAGACAGTAAGATTGGTAGTATCGAAGTAGGTAAACAAGCAGATTTAGTGGCCGTTAAATTGAGCGACTTTTCAATATCACCTTGTTATGATCCAATCTCACATTTGGTTTACAGCTGTGGCCGTGAACATGTGACGCATACATGGGTCGCAGGTGAGTTGCGTTACAGTAACGGGACATATGCGAATATAGAACCATTAGAGTTAAAGGAAATTATCCAAACATGGCAACCGAAGCTAAGACAATACAAACATTAA
- a CDS encoding OmpA family protein — translation MKKNMLNIAVAATLGLAAFAVSAEDMYRGAWYAVPGVSYMNTDSDLEADNGGGAFIKLGKELSEHWDIQGGLGYNRASEDTGIAGVGGRYKQTTLGADALYMFSREKFRPFLLAGLGVARNNVDYSHPTLDIDGKKTSWLANVGLGAQYLINDTFGLQADLRHQWSRASIKVSNGVATSSDTDTIGNTLLSLGGIFRFGAPAVMPVAAVEPEPAPVAPAPVTAAEPAPAPVCEPQYETITIEASKLFAFDEAKLKDTSVLDNEVVPKMKENKIFATVKVTGHTDKLGSEAYNQKLSEKRANQVRDYLISQGVEADRLIAVGKGELVPVVDCDGVKGRKALIECLAPNRRVEIEATRSMEKGCK, via the coding sequence ATGAAAAAGAACATGTTAAATATCGCAGTAGCAGCAACATTAGGCTTGGCAGCATTTGCTGTATCTGCAGAAGATATGTATCGCGGCGCTTGGTATGCAGTACCAGGTGTTAGCTACATGAATACAGATAGCGACCTAGAAGCTGACAACGGCGGTGGCGCATTCATCAAACTTGGTAAAGAGTTATCTGAGCATTGGGACATCCAAGGTGGTTTAGGTTATAACCGTGCAAGTGAAGACACTGGTATTGCTGGTGTTGGCGGCCGTTATAAACAAACGACATTAGGCGCTGATGCGTTATACATGTTTAGCCGTGAAAAATTCCGTCCATTCTTGTTAGCTGGTTTAGGTGTAGCGCGTAACAATGTAGATTACAGCCACCCTACGCTAGATATCGATGGTAAGAAAACATCTTGGTTAGCTAACGTTGGTTTAGGTGCTCAATATCTAATTAATGACACATTCGGCTTACAAGCTGACTTGCGTCATCAATGGAGCCGTGCATCAATTAAAGTAAGTAACGGTGTAGCAACATCTAGCGATACTGACACTATCGGCAATACGCTATTAAGCTTAGGCGGTATCTTCCGCTTTGGCGCACCAGCTGTAATGCCAGTAGCCGCAGTTGAGCCGGAGCCAGCACCAGTTGCACCAGCACCTGTAACTGCTGCAGAGCCAGCACCAGCGCCTGTATGTGAGCCACAGTATGAAACAATCACGATTGAAGCTTCTAAGTTATTTGCTTTTGATGAAGCTAAATTAAAAGATACTAGCGTTTTAGACAACGAAGTTGTTCCTAAAATGAAAGAGAACAAAATCTTCGCAACTGTGAAAGTAACTGGTCATACAGATAAACTTGGTAGTGAAGCATACAACCAAAAATTATCTGAAAAACGTGCTAATCAAGTACGTGATTATTTGATTAGCCAAGGTGTTGAAGCTGATCGTTTAATCGCTGTTGGTAAAGGCGAGTTGGTTCCTGTAGTTGATTGCGATGGCGTTAAAGGTCGTAAAGCATTGATTGAGTGTTTAGCACCAAACCGCCGTGTTGAGATTGAAGCAACACGTTCAATGGAAAAAGGTTGCAAATAA
- a CDS encoding (5-formylfuran-3-yl)methyl phosphate synthase encodes MTQLLISVTDVHEAGLALAHGADLIDLKDPHQGALGALPIKTIQEVVSFVNAHRTHTQQYTSATVGDLPMQADLISQQVLAIASTNVDFVKIGFFESEHYQPCLDVLSGIAKKGVKLIAVLFAETQYPKDLIDLIKSAGFYGVMLDTAKKNGATFMDYYTDEQMWSFSKQVKHHAMAFGLAGSLNIQHLAKVATYTPTYIGFRGGVSMDNQRKLSLDASKIKAIRKIL; translated from the coding sequence ATGACACAATTATTGATTAGCGTGACAGATGTTCATGAAGCAGGGCTGGCCTTAGCGCATGGTGCAGATTTGATCGATTTAAAAGATCCTCACCAAGGCGCATTAGGCGCACTACCTATCAAGACTATCCAAGAGGTAGTGAGTTTTGTGAATGCACATCGAACTCATACACAACAGTACACTAGTGCGACGGTGGGTGACTTGCCAATGCAGGCGGATTTAATTTCGCAACAAGTGCTGGCTATTGCCAGTACAAACGTTGACTTTGTAAAGATAGGCTTTTTTGAATCAGAGCATTATCAGCCGTGTTTAGATGTTTTAAGTGGTATTGCAAAAAAAGGCGTTAAATTGATAGCCGTTTTATTTGCTGAGACTCAGTATCCAAAGGATTTGATTGATCTGATTAAGAGCGCAGGTTTCTACGGTGTCATGTTAGATACTGCAAAGAAAAATGGCGCTACGTTCATGGATTATTATACAGACGAACAGATGTGGTCTTTTTCAAAACAGGTCAAACATCATGCAATGGCATTTGGATTGGCAGGATCACTCAATATACAACATCTAGCGAAAGTGGCTACCTACACACCAACTTATATAGGTTTTAGAGGCGGAGTGAGTATGGATAATCAACGTAAATTGAGTTTGGATGCGTCTAAAATAAAAGCAATTCGTAAAATTTTGTAA